The following are from one region of the Nostoc cf. commune SO-36 genome:
- a CDS encoding SAM hydrolase/SAM-dependent halogenase family protein, whose amino-acid sequence MDCKLHPSEGGAECLSDVIADYGTGDPAFTEVTQRLLMASPDAQIHLLSVPAFSTLATGFWIAQLGLNPGPSDRLIYHNCAPRQDDPEARRDNEGEGLTYALLSNGVKVVGVNAGYTLSFIKDYTKDLRVVNVSRGGSQFRSRDVFPPAAAAIMNEDFSLLGDSLKSEQIPDVPPDRIAWIDGYGNIKTTIAAHTLNLEPQTKIVIRIGDVVSDAVYSDGSFKVSEGTLAFAPGSSGWSRGDSGEPLRFLELFLRGGSAWERFGRPRVNQQVTRIA is encoded by the coding sequence ATTGATTGCAAATTACACCCATCAGAAGGAGGAGCAGAATGTTTATCTGACGTCATTGCAGACTACGGTACAGGAGATCCGGCATTTACAGAAGTCACACAACGTTTGCTGATGGCTTCTCCCGATGCCCAAATTCATTTGCTTTCGGTTCCAGCATTCAGTACCTTGGCAACGGGATTCTGGATTGCCCAATTAGGACTCAACCCAGGCCCTAGCGATCGCCTAATTTATCATAACTGTGCGCCTCGTCAGGATGATCCTGAAGCCCGTCGAGACAATGAAGGTGAAGGACTAACTTATGCTCTTTTATCCAATGGTGTAAAAGTAGTGGGTGTAAATGCAGGCTACACGCTCTCCTTTATCAAAGACTATACAAAGGATCTGCGAGTGGTCAACGTTTCTCGTGGTGGTTCGCAGTTTCGCTCACGGGATGTCTTTCCTCCGGCTGCGGCTGCCATTATGAATGAAGATTTTAGCCTTCTGGGAGATAGCCTCAAAAGTGAGCAAATCCCAGATGTTCCACCAGATCGAATTGCCTGGATTGATGGCTATGGCAACATTAAAACAACTATTGCGGCACATACACTTAACTTGGAACCTCAAACCAAGATTGTGATCCGAATTGGAGATGTAGTGAGTGATGCAGTGTATTCTGATGGCAGCTTCAAAGTATCTGAAGGGACTTTAGCCTTTGCTCCTGGTAGTTCCGGTTGGTCAAGAGGCGATTCGGGAGAACCATTGCGTTTTTTAGAGTTGTTTCTGCGCGGAGGGAGTGCTTGGGAACGCTTTGGCCGTCCCCGCGTGAATCAGCAAGTAACTCGAATTGCCTAA
- a CDS encoding monovalent cation/H(+) antiporter subunit G produces MIDFFSYICISLGLFFWFWGTFPLLGKRSLLFKLHSLSVADTLGSMSIIIGLLLKIPSEWPLLILALISLAIWNTVLGYVLAYCSSSEGNYE; encoded by the coding sequence ATGATTGACTTTTTCAGCTATATATGCATAAGTTTAGGACTTTTCTTCTGGTTTTGGGGAACCTTTCCTCTGTTGGGCAAGCGATCGCTATTATTCAAACTCCATAGTCTTTCGGTTGCAGACACCCTTGGCTCGATGAGTATCATCATCGGGCTGCTCTTAAAAATTCCCAGTGAATGGCCGCTACTCATTCTCGCTCTCATCTCCTTGGCCATCTGGAATACAGTGCTGGGGTATGTATTGGCTTACTGTTCTAGTAGTGAGGGGAACTATGAATGA
- a CDS encoding DUF4040 domain-containing protein, producing MNDSYIYIIIALLPLAACMVVFQVNPYHALVIRGILGAVSAMVYAVLGAPDVALTEALVGTMLAITLYAVAVRSSLVMRLGLVKDEADDEQHFGQLMDDLRTIFRKRQMRLELVPYPNTQALERALMDKEVHATCVRREQDQATSEDEKQFYHTAIRVKRIYEIMQTELTSPATILSYVSTPPEGEKHK from the coding sequence ATGAATGATAGCTATATCTATATCATCATCGCCCTGTTGCCGTTGGCTGCGTGTATGGTGGTATTTCAGGTCAATCCATACCATGCGCTGGTAATTCGCGGCATATTAGGAGCGGTGTCGGCAATGGTATATGCGGTTTTGGGAGCGCCAGATGTTGCCTTGACCGAAGCCTTGGTGGGTACTATGCTGGCAATTACCCTTTACGCGGTGGCAGTGCGTTCATCCTTAGTAATGCGTCTTGGCTTGGTCAAAGACGAGGCAGATGACGAACAGCATTTTGGGCAACTGATGGATGACTTACGCACAATTTTTCGTAAACGCCAGATGCGTCTAGAACTTGTTCCCTACCCAAATACCCAAGCTTTGGAACGGGCGCTGATGGATAAAGAAGTTCATGCAACTTGTGTCAGACGAGAACAAGACCAGGCAACTAGTGAGGACGAAAAACAGTTTTATCACACCGCCATTAGGGTGAAACGCATCTATGAGATTATGCAAACTGAACTTACATCACCAGCGACAATCCTGAGTTATGTAAGTACACCACCTGAAGGGGAGAAGCATAAATGA
- a CDS encoding Na(+)/H(+) antiporter subunit B: MKWIYIAAGIALFVKMLVLPNSAPVVPDFSIVESIVKDGGIPNAVTVIILRNRLYDTIFEVVVFTIAIMGVNFLLANEQPSCAIYRFTDQPSIVLARLGATISALVSIELAIRGHLSPGGGFAAGVAGGTAIGLIAITSSPEWMQEIYQRYHAATWEKVSVLVFIVLAAITLAGVELPHGEMGALLSGGIVPLLNILVAVKVALGSWAVVLVFIRYRGLL, translated from the coding sequence ATGAAATGGATCTACATTGCAGCAGGGATAGCGCTGTTTGTAAAAATGCTCGTCTTGCCGAATTCAGCGCCAGTCGTACCGGATTTCTCGATCGTTGAATCGATTGTTAAAGATGGTGGCATACCCAATGCGGTAACAGTGATCATTCTCAGGAATCGTTTGTATGACACGATCTTTGAGGTGGTGGTATTTACGATCGCAATTATGGGAGTTAATTTTCTGCTAGCGAATGAACAGCCGTCCTGCGCGATCTATCGTTTCACAGATCAACCATCCATTGTGCTGGCGCGTTTGGGAGCAACTATTTCCGCGTTGGTAAGTATCGAACTAGCTATTAGGGGGCATCTCAGCCCTGGCGGTGGTTTTGCGGCTGGAGTCGCAGGCGGAACTGCGATCGGGTTGATTGCCATTACCTCTTCACCGGAGTGGATGCAAGAAATCTACCAGCGCTACCACGCCGCTACATGGGAGAAAGTTTCGGTTCTTGTTTTCATTGTACTGGCGGCAATAACTCTGGCTGGAGTTGAGTTACCGCATGGGGAAATGGGCGCACTTTTGAGTGGGGGGATTGTCCCCTTACTGAATATTCTGGTTGCAGTCAAAGTTGCGTTGGGTTCGTGGGCGGTGGTTTTGGTTTTTATTCGTTATCGGGGATTGTTGTAA
- a CDS encoding Na+/H+ antiporter subunit E, whose product MVGYLNLILRLTIWFLLTADFSVANIIIGISIALLLPGGRTAKQSLKDWLRVLGEIIVAIPQAYMEAFQIILRPHKYEEITMERAKPGRTPGLVFLDIFLITFTPKTIVLKYHEAGWYEVHWVRRRRKV is encoded by the coding sequence ATGGTTGGGTATTTAAATCTAATATTGCGACTGACTATCTGGTTTTTGCTCACTGCCGATTTCAGTGTGGCAAATATCATCATTGGCATCAGCATCGCACTTCTATTACCGGGTGGTCGCACAGCTAAACAATCATTAAAAGATTGGCTGCGTGTGCTGGGTGAAATTATAGTAGCGATTCCACAGGCGTATATGGAGGCATTTCAAATCATCCTCCGCCCCCATAAATACGAAGAGATAACGATGGAACGAGCCAAACCAGGACGTACACCAGGGCTTGTATTCCTAGATATATTTCTAATTACCTTTACACCAAAGACCATTGTTTTGAAATACCACGAAGCAGGCTGGTACGAAGTACATTGGGTGCGACGGAGGAGAAAAGTATGA